From a single Sphingobium lignivorans genomic region:
- a CDS encoding acyltransferase: MWGRLMLHWGQHKLKRANVLCEGRIDLRGKPVDVRNEGSITLGEGVRIFGTLDAVGLIAAKGGAIKVGKRVLLNTGVRIYAESAVTIGDHCLIGNNSVLCDANFHAVHEGSAASVRPITLGRNVWLARGVVVLPGVSIGDHAVIAAGSVVDRDVPAKQLWRGNPATYVKDVRASDSFVRR; the protein is encoded by the coding sequence ATGTGGGGACGTCTGATGCTGCATTGGGGGCAGCATAAGCTCAAGCGCGCCAACGTGCTTTGCGAGGGCCGCATCGATTTGCGCGGCAAGCCGGTCGATGTCCGCAACGAGGGGTCGATCACGCTGGGCGAAGGCGTGCGGATCTTCGGAACGCTCGATGCCGTGGGCCTCATCGCGGCGAAGGGCGGCGCCATCAAGGTCGGCAAGCGCGTCCTGCTCAACACCGGTGTGCGCATCTATGCCGAGAGCGCCGTCACCATCGGCGACCATTGCCTCATCGGCAACAACAGCGTGCTGTGCGACGCCAATTTCCATGCCGTGCATGAGGGCAGCGCGGCATCGGTCCGGCCGATCACGCTGGGTCGCAATGTCTGGCTGGCGCGCGGTGTGGTGGTGTTGCCCGGGGTGAGCATCGGGGACCATGCCGTGATCGCGGCGGGATCGGTTGTCGACCGGGACGTGCCGGCCAAACAGCTCTGGCGAGGCAATCCTGCCACTTATGTCAAGGACGTGCGGGCGAGCGACAGCTTCGTGAGGCGTTGA
- a CDS encoding efflux transporter outer membrane subunit, producing MKRMSSLLAAVILLPSCSAGPASPPRSASALGVPDGWSVTAASGVEDLTAWWRRFDDPVLTGLVEQAAASNLDIAQAVARLRQAREALVVSGASLLPSVNGSAGFSRTEPVRGGGSTITLPDGSVTTIDGGGRSNFSLGLDASYQVDLFGGLRSAVAASRAQYEGAGFDYAAVILSVESEVARNYVLARALQAQIANARANLAIQDDNLEIAGFRVQAGLVSSVDAEQARASRAQTAATLPALEQQYNAAVSRLGVLTGQAPGAVKPVLEQPTPIPDGPDDVAMGIPADVLRQRPDVRSAESALLAASAQIGVARAQLLPSLSIGGNLASNASNAGSILDTITGGLFASIGQALFSGGRLQAQYRASRAAADGAFAAYRSAVLSALEDVENAFVALRAAREREGQFATALDAASASALLARDQYRSGLTDFTTLNAQEAALVSARNGLVQAQADKASALIALYAALGGGWDSSAAPVAPAPSR from the coding sequence ATGAAGCGCATGTCCTCGTTGCTGGCGGCTGTCATCCTGCTGCCTTCCTGCAGTGCCGGCCCCGCGTCCCCTCCGCGCAGCGCGAGTGCGCTGGGGGTTCCGGATGGCTGGTCCGTCACGGCGGCGTCCGGCGTGGAAGATCTTACGGCTTGGTGGCGCCGCTTCGATGATCCGGTGCTGACTGGCCTCGTCGAGCAGGCCGCGGCCTCGAACCTCGATATCGCCCAGGCGGTCGCCCGGCTCCGTCAGGCGCGCGAGGCGCTGGTGGTGAGCGGCGCATCCCTGCTGCCGAGCGTCAACGGCTCGGCCGGGTTCAGTCGCACCGAGCCGGTGCGCGGTGGTGGCTCGACGATCACGCTGCCGGACGGCTCGGTGACCACTATCGACGGCGGCGGCCGGAGCAATTTCTCGCTCGGGCTGGATGCCAGCTATCAGGTGGACCTGTTCGGCGGGCTGCGCAGCGCGGTCGCGGCGAGCCGCGCGCAATATGAGGGCGCGGGCTTCGATTATGCAGCCGTGATCCTTTCCGTGGAGAGCGAAGTCGCGCGCAACTATGTACTCGCCCGGGCGCTGCAGGCGCAGATCGCGAACGCGCGGGCCAATCTCGCCATTCAGGACGACAATCTGGAGATCGCCGGCTTCCGGGTGCAGGCGGGCCTGGTCTCCTCGGTGGACGCCGAGCAGGCGCGCGCGAGCCGGGCGCAGACGGCCGCCACACTACCCGCGCTTGAGCAGCAATATAATGCCGCGGTGTCGCGTCTCGGCGTGCTGACCGGGCAGGCGCCGGGCGCGGTGAAACCGGTGCTGGAGCAGCCCACGCCTATTCCCGACGGGCCGGACGATGTGGCGATGGGTATTCCCGCCGATGTGCTGCGCCAGCGGCCGGACGTGCGCTCCGCCGAGAGCGCGCTTCTTGCCGCCAGCGCGCAGATCGGCGTGGCGCGCGCGCAATTGCTGCCCTCGCTCAGCATCGGCGGCAATCTTGCGTCCAATGCGAGCAATGCGGGCAGCATCCTGGACACCATCACTGGCGGCCTCTTCGCCAGCATCGGGCAGGCGCTGTTCAGTGGTGGCCGGCTGCAGGCGCAATATCGCGCCAGCCGGGCGGCGGCGGACGGTGCCTTCGCGGCTTACCGGTCGGCCGTGCTGTCCGCGCTGGAGGATGTCGAGAACGCGTTCGTGGCGCTGCGTGCCGCCCGGGAGCGGGAAGGGCAGTTCGCCACCGCGCTCGATGCCGCCAGCGCATCGGCGCTGCTGGCGCGCGACCAGTATCGCAGTGGCCTCACCGATTTCACGACGCTCAATGCGCAGGAAGCCGCACTCGTCTCCGCGCGCAACGGCCTCGTGCAGGCGCAGGCGGACAAGGCGTCCGCGCTCATCGCTCTTTATGCGGCGCTTGGCGGCGGGTGGGATTCATCCGCCGCGCCCGTTGCGCCGGCTCCATCCAGATGA
- a CDS encoding efflux RND transporter periplasmic adaptor subunit, translated as MADQDLDAFLGVKPQPAWRRHLKWVLLALGLLVLLWLALRFFGGSDAPRYVTTPVERGHLVTTVSATGKLAPTNQVTVGSQLSGLVVRVLVDVNDRVAEGQPLAEIDPEQIEDQIRQGRAQLAANQAQVGQAEATLAEAKAQLARLEEVARLSGGRVPSGTELQAGRANMQRAQAALKVAQANVLASQASLSQSQTQRARAIIRSPVSGVVLARQVDPGQTVAASFNTPTLFVIAEDLSKMKLEVAIDEADVGAVKEGQSATFTVDAFPGRTFPATITRVDIGSNLSASTASASSTTASTAATSSQVVSYAADLSVANAELELRPGMTATADIVTSDKQNVLLVPNAALRFTPSVPVAGQSSGITGALSIGPRRRNNTERSVTLERGAVQTVYVKGEDGQPRAVQITTGDTDGTRTEVLSGDLKPGMEVIVSQLSGAAAAAAGGASRRGGGGG; from the coding sequence ATGGCTGACCAAGACCTCGATGCCTTTCTGGGCGTGAAGCCACAACCGGCGTGGCGCCGTCATCTGAAATGGGTCCTCCTCGCGCTGGGCCTGCTCGTCCTGTTGTGGCTCGCGCTGCGCTTTTTCGGCGGTTCCGACGCGCCGCGCTATGTCACCACGCCGGTCGAGCGCGGGCACCTCGTCACGACCGTCTCCGCGACCGGCAAGCTCGCGCCAACCAATCAGGTGACGGTCGGCTCGCAATTGTCGGGCCTCGTGGTGCGCGTGCTGGTGGACGTCAATGATCGGGTGGCCGAGGGCCAGCCGCTCGCGGAGATCGATCCCGAGCAGATCGAGGACCAGATCCGGCAGGGCCGCGCCCAGCTCGCCGCGAACCAGGCGCAGGTCGGGCAGGCGGAAGCGACGCTGGCGGAAGCCAAGGCGCAACTTGCCAGGCTGGAGGAAGTCGCCCGGCTGTCGGGTGGCCGCGTGCCATCGGGCACGGAGCTGCAGGCGGGTCGCGCCAACATGCAGCGCGCGCAGGCGGCGCTCAAGGTGGCGCAGGCCAATGTGCTGGCCAGTCAGGCGTCATTGTCGCAAAGCCAGACCCAGCGCGCGCGGGCGATCATCCGCTCGCCCGTCTCGGGCGTCGTGCTGGCGCGTCAGGTCGATCCCGGCCAGACCGTGGCGGCGTCGTTCAACACGCCCACTCTGTTCGTCATTGCCGAGGACCTCTCCAAGATGAAGCTGGAAGTCGCCATCGACGAGGCGGATGTCGGTGCCGTGAAGGAAGGGCAGAGCGCCACCTTCACCGTGGATGCCTTCCCCGGCAGGACTTTCCCGGCGACGATCACGCGCGTCGACATCGGCTCCAATCTCTCGGCTTCCACGGCGAGCGCTTCCTCGACGACTGCCTCGACCGCAGCCACGAGCAGCCAGGTGGTGTCCTATGCGGCGGATCTCTCCGTCGCCAATGCCGAGCTGGAGCTACGCCCCGGCATGACCGCCACGGCGGACATCGTGACGTCGGACAAGCAGAATGTCCTGCTCGTTCCCAATGCCGCGCTTCGCTTCACGCCGTCCGTTCCGGTGGCCGGGCAGAGCAGTGGCATCACCGGCGCGCTTTCGATCGGTCCGCGCCGCCGCAACAACACGGAACGATCCGTCACGCTCGAGCGCGGCGCGGTGCAGACGGTCTATGTGAAGGGCGAGGACGGGCAGCCGCGCGCCGTGCAGATCACCACCGGCGACACGGACGGCACACGCACGGAAGTGCTCTCGGGCGACCTCAAGCCCGGCATGGAAGTGATCGTCAGCCAGCTGAGCGGCGCGGCGGCAGCGGCGGCGGGCGGGGCATCGCGGCGGGGAGGCGGCGGTGGCTGA
- a CDS encoding polysaccharide pyruvyl transferase family protein yields MNHIEIIERQRAALHEAVRPFLRQGDSYALLDFPDYANVGDSAIWLGASSLLRSLAGRDASYAASHKDFSLDALVRHCPQGPVFIIGGGNFGDIYPAHQQLRWTLLRHLPDRVIVQLPQSIHFDGEEGARETAAAIAAHGQFHLMVRDRASAAFAQSHFDCPVILAPDCAFALGPLPRPVTPDRPLVLLLRSDGEQSGEEYAPFDSLGTTPVDWARLPAMPADVWRQAKWKALRSGRWSRMARHIEVLNAQARWRLDRGLALLAAGETVITDRLHGHILSILLGIPHVALDNRTRKVSAYHALWLEGLDNACVAGDAATAVVALSRLGRE; encoded by the coding sequence ATGAATCATATCGAGATCATCGAACGGCAGCGTGCGGCGCTGCATGAGGCCGTACGGCCCTTCCTCCGGCAGGGGGACTCCTATGCGCTGCTCGACTTTCCCGATTACGCCAATGTGGGTGACAGTGCGATCTGGCTCGGCGCATCCAGCCTGTTGAGATCGCTGGCGGGCCGGGACGCGTCCTATGCCGCCAGCCATAAGGATTTCTCGCTGGACGCGCTGGTCCGCCACTGCCCGCAAGGGCCGGTGTTCATCATCGGCGGCGGCAATTTCGGCGACATCTACCCGGCCCATCAGCAATTGCGCTGGACACTGCTTCGGCATCTGCCGGACCGGGTGATTGTCCAGCTTCCGCAGTCCATCCATTTCGATGGGGAGGAGGGCGCCCGGGAGACGGCGGCGGCGATTGCCGCTCATGGCCAGTTCCATCTCATGGTCCGCGATCGCGCCAGCGCGGCTTTCGCGCAATCGCATTTCGATTGTCCCGTGATCCTGGCGCCGGATTGCGCGTTCGCGCTCGGGCCGCTGCCCCGCCCGGTGACGCCGGATCGTCCGCTCGTCCTGCTGCTGCGCAGCGATGGCGAGCAATCGGGGGAGGAATATGCGCCGTTCGACAGCCTCGGCACGACGCCCGTCGATTGGGCGCGGTTGCCGGCGATGCCGGCGGATGTGTGGCGGCAGGCAAAGTGGAAGGCACTGCGCAGCGGGCGTTGGTCCCGCATGGCTCGCCACATCGAGGTGCTGAATGCCCAGGCCCGCTGGCGGCTGGATCGCGGGCTTGCCTTGCTGGCGGCGGGCGAGACCGTCATCACGGATCGCCTGCACGGCCATATCCTGAGCATCCTGCTGGGCATCCCCCATGTCGCACTGGATAATCGCACCCGCAAGGTGAGCGCTTATCATGCCCTCTGGCTCGAAGGGCTGGACAATGCCTGCGTCGCCGGTGATGCCGCCACGGCAGTCGTGGCGCTCTCGCGGCTGGGGAGGGAGTGA
- a CDS encoding ATP-binding cassette domain-containing protein produces MADPLAPPGTSADPFISLRGITKVYGAGPTAFQALKGVDLDVAQGDFVAVMGPSGSGKSTAMNIIGCLDVPTSGAFLFRGIHVETLTQDQRALLRRRYLGFVFQGFNLLSRTSALENVELPLLYRGDPKTQRRDAAMAALDKVGLREWWDHTPAELSGGQQQRVAIARAIVTNPDVLLADEPTGNLDSARSVEIMELLASLNRDAGITVLMVTHEPDMAEFARTIVHFKDGLVDRVETNGVTGAH; encoded by the coding sequence GTGGCTGATCCGCTCGCGCCCCCCGGGACGTCAGCCGATCCCTTCATTTCGCTGCGTGGCATCACCAAGGTGTACGGCGCCGGGCCGACCGCCTTCCAGGCGCTGAAGGGCGTGGATCTGGACGTGGCCCAGGGCGATTTCGTCGCGGTCATGGGGCCGTCCGGTTCGGGCAAGTCCACGGCGATGAACATCATCGGCTGTCTCGACGTGCCGACCAGTGGCGCCTTCCTCTTCAGGGGCATCCATGTCGAGACGCTTACCCAGGACCAGCGGGCCCTGCTGCGGCGGCGCTATCTGGGCTTCGTGTTCCAGGGCTTCAATCTGCTCTCGCGAACCTCGGCGCTGGAGAATGTCGAGCTGCCCCTGCTCTATCGCGGCGACCCGAAGACGCAGCGGCGCGATGCCGCCATGGCCGCGCTGGACAAGGTGGGGCTGCGCGAATGGTGGGACCACACGCCCGCCGAGCTTTCCGGTGGCCAGCAGCAGCGGGTCGCGATCGCGCGTGCCATCGTTACCAATCCCGACGTGCTGCTGGCCGACGAGCCGACCGGCAATCTGGACAGTGCGCGTTCGGTAGAGATCATGGAGCTGCTCGCCAGCCTCAATCGCGATGCCGGCATCACCGTGCTCATGGTGACGCACGAGCCGGACATGGCCGAGTTCGCGCGCACGATCGTCCATTTCAAGGATGGGCTGGTCGATCGCGTCGAGACGAATGGCGTCACGGGAGCGCACTGA
- a CDS encoding ABC transporter permease: protein MLGTTFMLALRSILRHKLRSFLTTLGIIIGVAAVVTMVTLGKATTVAVQQQIAALGTNILQVRPGQGFGRGGGGPMPPNFDPADVTAIQQQISGVTAVAPQTQATATAIYEGANWSTTINGTTSAYFQVQPWDLTAGRLFTPAEEAAGKAVCILGATVEKNLFRGESPIGKRFRIGDVSCDVVGTLATRGQAGFGGDQDDVVIMPIKTVQRRFTGSTDIRVILVGVDQDYSTTQVQSALTGLLRDRRRIGDGREDNFNIFDTRQISDTLTGTTTLLTQIVAAVAGISLVVGGIGIMNIMLVSVTERTREIGIRLAIGAVAREVLMQFLVEAVVLSCLGGVVGLMLAQLAIAVATPLMQVPWTFDPQINAFAFFISGLIGVVFGYFPARRAAGLNPIDALRHE, encoded by the coding sequence ATGCTCGGCACCACCTTCATGCTCGCGCTGCGCTCGATCCTGCGTCACAAGCTGCGGTCCTTCCTGACCACGCTCGGCATCATCATCGGCGTCGCGGCGGTGGTGACGATGGTGACGCTGGGCAAGGCGACGACCGTCGCCGTGCAGCAGCAGATCGCCGCGCTCGGCACGAACATCCTGCAGGTGCGGCCGGGACAGGGCTTCGGGCGCGGCGGTGGCGGACCCATGCCGCCCAATTTCGATCCGGCGGACGTGACGGCGATCCAGCAGCAGATTTCCGGCGTGACGGCGGTTGCCCCGCAGACGCAGGCGACGGCGACGGCCATCTACGAAGGCGCGAACTGGTCGACCACGATCAACGGCACTACCTCAGCCTATTTCCAGGTCCAGCCCTGGGATCTCACGGCCGGGCGGCTGTTCACCCCGGCCGAGGAAGCGGCCGGCAAGGCGGTGTGCATCCTGGGCGCCACGGTGGAGAAGAACCTGTTCCGGGGCGAGAGCCCGATCGGCAAGCGCTTCCGCATCGGGGATGTGAGCTGCGATGTCGTCGGCACGCTGGCCACGCGCGGGCAGGCGGGGTTCGGCGGCGATCAGGATGATGTGGTCATCATGCCGATCAAGACCGTGCAGCGGCGCTTCACCGGCTCGACCGACATCCGCGTGATCCTCGTGGGCGTCGATCAGGATTATTCGACGACGCAGGTCCAGTCCGCGCTCACGGGCCTGCTGCGCGACCGCCGCCGGATCGGCGACGGGCGCGAGGATAATTTCAACATCTTCGACACGCGGCAGATTTCCGACACACTGACCGGCACCACGACGCTGCTCACGCAGATCGTCGCCGCCGTGGCTGGCATCAGCCTTGTCGTGGGCGGCATCGGCATCATGAACATCATGCTCGTCTCGGTGACGGAGCGCACGCGCGAGATCGGCATCCGCCTCGCCATCGGCGCCGTCGCGCGCGAGGTGTTGATGCAGTTCCTCGTCGAGGCGGTGGTTCTCTCGTGCCTGGGAGGTGTGGTCGGCCTGATGCTGGCACAGCTCGCCATTGCCGTCGCCACGCCGCTCATGCAGGTGCCCTGGACCTTCGATCCCCAGATCAACGCCTTCGCCTTCTTCATCTCGGGCCTGATCGGCGTGGTCTTCGGCTATTTCCCGGCCCGGCGCGCTGCCGGCCTCAATCCCATCGACGCCTTGCGCCACGAATAA